Proteins from one Nakamurella multipartita DSM 44233 genomic window:
- a CDS encoding HAD domain-containing protein, with translation MTRPALLLDVDGVLNPYAAPANRRPGDYLTHRYPMPGHRRPLRVWLNPGHGQMLLASTDRFDLTWATTWQHAANDWIGPRIGLPKLPVITFDPVPPTPTTIPHAGPGVHWKTATVARAMAGRFFVWIDDETTDADAAYLAARHTAGAAVYRIDPAVGLLAEDLTAIRAITKPGLYRGPTPSELRRRRRQAGPIPDSATGPTIT, from the coding sequence ATGACCAGACCCGCGTTGCTGCTGGACGTCGACGGCGTCCTCAACCCCTACGCCGCCCCGGCCAACCGGAGACCGGGCGACTACCTCACCCACCGGTACCCGATGCCCGGTCACCGCCGGCCGCTGCGGGTCTGGCTCAACCCCGGCCACGGGCAGATGCTGCTCGCGTCGACCGACCGATTCGACCTGACCTGGGCGACCACCTGGCAGCACGCGGCCAACGACTGGATCGGACCGAGGATCGGACTGCCGAAGCTGCCGGTGATCACGTTCGACCCAGTGCCGCCGACCCCGACGACCATCCCGCACGCCGGACCGGGCGTCCACTGGAAGACGGCGACGGTGGCGCGGGCGATGGCCGGTCGGTTCTTCGTCTGGATCGACGACGAGACCACCGACGCGGACGCCGCCTACCTGGCCGCCCGGCATACCGCCGGGGCAGCAGTGTACCGGATCGACCCGGCGGTCGGGCTGCTCGCCGAGGACCTGACGGCCATCCGAGCCATCACCAAACCCGGTCTGTACCGCGGCCCCACCCCCTCCGAGCTGCGCCGACGCCGCAGACAAGCCGGACCGATTCCAGACTCCGCAACCGGCCCGACCATCACCTGA
- a CDS encoding HNH endonuclease produces the protein MPDSTRPDWSARRNDRILVMLAFLDNAGWESVTAPPVTAAGAAVAALVLIRLVRSARQRMPVITAPRRAFTAAERREGLARSGGRCEYKHPLWRRCRQLAAHADHVYPWSRGGWTARSNLQMLCQRHNLVKGAKPPSRLYLWRLRRRRRRYFPPGAARRIEWRGHRAS, from the coding sequence ATGCCCGACTCGACTCGGCCGGACTGGTCGGCGCGCCGTAATGACCGGATCCTGGTGATGCTCGCCTTTCTCGACAATGCCGGGTGGGAGTCGGTGACGGCGCCACCGGTCACCGCAGCGGGCGCCGCCGTTGCCGCGCTGGTGCTCATCCGGCTGGTCCGTTCGGCCCGACAGAGGATGCCGGTCATCACGGCGCCCCGACGGGCCTTCACGGCCGCCGAACGCCGGGAGGGCCTGGCCCGTTCCGGCGGCCGCTGCGAATACAAGCACCCCCTGTGGCGCCGCTGCCGGCAGTTGGCCGCGCACGCCGACCATGTCTACCCCTGGTCGAGGGGAGGCTGGACCGCCCGGTCGAACCTCCAGATGCTCTGTCAGCGGCACAATCTGGTCAAAGGCGCGAAGCCTCCTTCGAGGCTGTACCTGTGGCGGCTGCGTCGACGGCGGCGGCGCTACTTCCCACCCGGCGCGGCCCGCCGGATCGAATGGCGGGGGCACCGCGCCAGCTGA
- the ssb gene encoding single-stranded DNA-binding protein: protein MNYQVFVGNVVRDPELRATKSGLSKTTLSVAINEGDREKGTEKAHFIRVNVLGRTAENTVKSIGKGDRVVVVARIDTYAKEVEVNGEDRNITITEFTATAIGPELHYASADVARNPKNSDDDDRDPGEQPETAKRGKAAADDPDTNDTNRSEDGDADPEPPARSGSGKPTARSRAKAPVDDDEF from the coding sequence ATGAACTACCAGGTCTTCGTCGGCAACGTGGTCCGCGACCCGGAACTGCGTGCGACCAAGAGCGGCCTGAGCAAGACGACCCTGTCCGTCGCGATCAACGAGGGCGACCGTGAGAAGGGCACCGAGAAGGCCCACTTCATTCGGGTCAACGTCCTGGGTCGGACCGCGGAGAACACCGTGAAGTCGATCGGCAAGGGTGACCGGGTGGTCGTCGTCGCCCGGATCGACACCTACGCCAAGGAAGTGGAGGTCAACGGCGAGGACCGCAACATCACGATCACCGAGTTCACCGCGACCGCGATCGGGCCCGAACTGCACTACGCGAGCGCCGATGTCGCCCGCAATCCGAAGAACTCGGACGACGACGACCGTGACCCCGGTGAGCAGCCCGAGACGGCCAAGCGCGGCAAGGCCGCCGCCGACGACCCGGACACCAACGACACCAACCGCTCCGAGGACGGCGACGCCGACCCGGAACCGCCCGCCCGCAGCGGGAGCGGCAAGCCCACCGCACGGTCTCGGGCCAAGGCGCCCGTCGACGACGACGAGTTCTAG